A genomic region of Verrucomicrobiota bacterium contains the following coding sequences:
- a CDS encoding YrbL family protein, with protein MIHLDETLLLGEGGDKFCYSHPFDKTRCIKIVKSDASAQKNIQIELRAYALLQKRKIAAPYLSSYFGTLDTNLGLGYVFEYIASFIGGLEELKPEELKERILDLYQKCLIDSVVLRDLSIGNLRLDASRNIKIIDGLGAREFFPICYWSRFFARQKIRRKFAELIDGLREKTNEWTQPLRKGNAS; from the coding sequence ATGATCCATCTAGATGAAACACTTCTTCTTGGCGAGGGAGGGGATAAATTTTGCTATTCCCATCCTTTCGATAAAACCAGATGCATTAAAATCGTGAAGAGTGATGCTTCTGCGCAGAAAAATATCCAAATCGAGCTGAGAGCTTATGCGCTACTACAAAAAAGAAAGATCGCAGCGCCCTACCTTTCATCCTACTTCGGAACCTTGGACACCAACTTGGGTTTAGGATATGTATTCGAGTATATTGCTTCTTTTATCGGCGGTCTTGAGGAATTGAAACCAGAAGAACTAAAAGAAAGGATTCTTGATCTCTACCAAAAATGCCTCATTGATTCGGTCGTTTTGCGAGATCTGAGCATTGGAAATCTCCGACTCGATGCCAGCCGCAATATAAAGATCATTGATGGCCTCGGGGCCCGAGAATTTTTCCCGATTTGTTATTGGAGCAGGTTCTTTGCGAGGCAAAAAATTAGACGCAAGTTTGCCGAATTGATCGATGGCCTCCGCGAGAAAACGAACGAGTGGACGCAACCGCTGCGAAAGGGAAACGCATCCTAA
- a CDS encoding 3-deoxy-7-phosphoheptulonate synthase, whose amino-acid sequence MKRTSDLHIAKYQALPSPLDLCQRIARTPAQGEFIAESRDTIAQLLVGKDPRLLVIVGPCSIHDTQAGLDYARKLAALAEEVRERLYLVMRVYFEKPRTTVGWKGLIMDPHLDGSDDLCQGLERARTFLRDVIDLGLPTATELLDPITPQYIADLICWSAIGARTTESQTHRQMASGLSMPLGFKNATSGALTPALNAIQAALQPQTFLGVSPEGQASSVTTSGNPHCHLILRGGDQRTNYSSSNVAAAAESLAQRQLPTAIMIDASHGNSQKDHHRQPEVFREILRQRQAGNHALSAMLESNLVEGNQPFPQAPEQLTYGQSITDACLDWETTADLLREAAQIPQSTPA is encoded by the coding sequence GTGAAACGCACCTCCGACCTCCACATCGCCAAATACCAGGCTCTCCCCTCGCCCCTCGACCTCTGCCAACGCATCGCGCGCACCCCGGCCCAAGGCGAATTCATCGCAGAATCCCGCGACACCATCGCCCAGCTCCTGGTGGGAAAAGATCCACGGCTCCTCGTCATCGTGGGGCCCTGCTCCATCCACGACACTCAGGCCGGCCTGGACTACGCCCGCAAGCTGGCCGCCTTGGCGGAAGAAGTTCGGGAACGCCTCTATCTCGTCATGCGGGTCTACTTCGAAAAGCCTCGCACCACCGTCGGATGGAAAGGTCTCATCATGGACCCACATCTCGATGGCAGTGACGACCTTTGCCAAGGCTTGGAAAGGGCCCGCACCTTCCTAAGAGACGTCATCGACCTCGGACTGCCCACCGCCACTGAACTGCTCGATCCCATCACCCCCCAATACATCGCCGACCTCATCTGCTGGTCGGCCATCGGTGCCCGCACCACTGAATCGCAAACCCATCGGCAAATGGCCTCAGGACTCTCCATGCCGCTCGGCTTCAAGAACGCCACCTCTGGCGCCCTCACCCCCGCCCTCAACGCCATCCAAGCAGCCCTCCAGCCGCAAACCTTTCTCGGCGTCAGCCCGGAAGGCCAAGCCAGCTCCGTCACCACCAGCGGAAACCCTCACTGCCACCTCATCCTCCGAGGCGGCGACCAAAGGACTAACTACAGCTCAAGCAACGTCGCCGCCGCCGCCGAAAGCCTGGCCCAAAGGCAACTTCCCACCGCCATCATGATCGACGCCAGTCACGGCAACTCGCAGAAAGATCACCACCGCCAACCGGAAGTCTTCCGGGAAATCCTCCGCCAGCGCCAAGCGGGCAACCACGCGCTCTCTGCCATGTTAGAAAGCAACCTCGTCGAGGGCAACCAGCCCTTCCCGCAGGCCCCGGAACAGCTCACCTACGGGCAAAGCATCACAGACGCCTGCCTCGACTGGGAAACCACCGCCGACCTCCTCCGCGAAGCAGCCCAAATCCCACAAAGCACCCCCGCCTAA